In Mycobacterium sp. Aquia_216, a genomic segment contains:
- a CDS encoding acyl-CoA dehydrogenase family protein gives MTLSVEQQDFQQAVRDFCARECATREQREALLDADEEDQSSVLYKKLAQLGWLGVAIPEEYGGSGGTYVEQTILFEELWRGLAPVKALGPTTTVAGCYKRFGSEQQKQEALSAIASGEIMSISISEPGAGSDVAAIACRAEPVADGYVLNGQKTWCSYAHRAGRILLVARTGHGEKPHTGLTIFEVPRDTPGIETRRISTLGGREVNDVFFTDCIVPAENVVGEIGRGFPQIMAGLDGERLLGAAVGLGIGQRALDDAIAYVKERKQFGKAIGTFQALRHRIADLATDLECARLLTYEVAARLERGADPVTTRMTSMAKVKTSEVAKRIALEGMQMMGGYGYATEYDMESHVRHSLVLPIYAGTNEIQREIISGSLGLR, from the coding sequence ATGACGCTTTCCGTCGAGCAGCAGGATTTTCAGCAGGCGGTACGCGACTTCTGCGCGCGCGAATGCGCCACCCGCGAACAGCGCGAAGCGCTGCTCGACGCGGACGAAGAGGACCAATCTTCGGTTCTATATAAGAAGCTCGCGCAACTCGGTTGGCTCGGCGTGGCCATCCCCGAGGAATACGGCGGCTCCGGCGGCACCTACGTGGAGCAGACGATTCTCTTCGAGGAACTTTGGCGGGGACTTGCTCCGGTCAAGGCGCTCGGCCCGACGACGACGGTTGCCGGGTGCTACAAGCGATTCGGATCGGAGCAGCAGAAACAGGAGGCACTCTCGGCGATCGCAAGTGGTGAGATCATGTCGATTTCGATCTCGGAACCCGGTGCGGGATCAGACGTCGCCGCGATCGCCTGCCGGGCCGAGCCGGTCGCCGACGGCTATGTGCTCAACGGCCAGAAGACGTGGTGCTCATATGCACACCGGGCCGGGCGAATCCTGTTGGTCGCGCGAACCGGCCACGGCGAGAAACCGCACACGGGTCTGACCATTTTCGAAGTACCTCGCGATACTCCCGGCATCGAGACGCGCCGCATTTCCACATTGGGGGGTCGTGAAGTCAACGACGTCTTCTTCACCGACTGCATTGTTCCCGCCGAAAACGTCGTCGGCGAAATCGGCCGTGGCTTCCCGCAAATCATGGCCGGCCTCGACGGCGAGCGGTTGCTCGGCGCCGCGGTCGGACTTGGGATCGGCCAACGCGCACTCGATGACGCCATCGCATATGTCAAGGAGCGCAAGCAGTTCGGTAAGGCCATCGGAACATTTCAAGCGTTGCGTCATCGCATCGCCGACCTTGCCACTGACCTGGAATGCGCCCGCCTGCTCACCTATGAGGTCGCTGCGCGACTCGAACGCGGCGCCGACCCGGTCACCACGCGGATGACGTCGATGGCCAAGGTCAAGACTTCCGAAGTCGCCAAACGCATCGCGCTCGAGGGTATGCAGATGATGGGCGGCTATGGCTACGCGACCGAGTACGACATGGAAAGCCATGTGCGGCACTCGCTGGTCCTGCCGATCTACGCCGGCACCAACGAGATTCAGCGCGAAATCATCAGCGGTTCACTCGGGCTGCGGTAG
- a CDS encoding spirocyclase AveC family protein, which yields MNTPLSATATDQSNASTVHGHTMDPAVERRRSRPVLWWAAFGSLWLAFMAYVLVRWITGPYFQRVPVGPSDPPAYMKVFLMTLQVTMIPAMAALVWWFAVRPWRRERTITVDGALTLAFCTLFFQDPLSNYFGPWITYNSWSFNRGSWVTSVPGWLSFGAPGATVVEPPMTIIGLYVVIMTVAVRIGVATLRWASARWPGLGRVGLALICWVVMFVFDVVFEGVVFMPLGVWTYAGGHFSIFADRYHAFPLHEAFLVGILLTAYTFLRFFLDDRGRTLVERGSERVKASPAGHGVIRALSIIGAVNMIFLAVYTVPHLFVGAHSRTWNDDIQKRSYFLDGICGAGTGRACPGPAVPLVRNDNSGSGGGSAYVGSDGTLRVPAGTILPSQVPLDTGTG from the coding sequence GTGAACACTCCGTTGAGCGCTACGGCGACAGACCAGTCGAACGCCTCGACCGTCCACGGGCACACCATGGACCCCGCAGTCGAGCGGCGCCGCTCGCGGCCGGTGTTGTGGTGGGCGGCATTCGGCTCGCTCTGGCTTGCGTTCATGGCCTACGTACTCGTCCGGTGGATCACTGGCCCCTACTTCCAGCGGGTCCCGGTGGGGCCGAGCGATCCGCCGGCGTACATGAAGGTCTTCCTAATGACCTTGCAGGTCACCATGATTCCGGCCATGGCGGCGCTGGTGTGGTGGTTCGCCGTTCGGCCGTGGCGGCGCGAGCGAACAATCACCGTTGACGGTGCACTGACCCTCGCCTTTTGCACCTTGTTCTTTCAAGATCCGTTGTCCAACTACTTCGGCCCGTGGATCACCTACAACTCCTGGTCATTCAACCGAGGGTCATGGGTTACCAGTGTCCCCGGTTGGTTGTCGTTCGGCGCCCCGGGCGCGACCGTCGTCGAACCGCCCATGACCATCATCGGTCTTTACGTCGTGATCATGACGGTCGCCGTACGGATTGGCGTGGCGACGCTGCGCTGGGCGTCGGCTCGGTGGCCGGGGCTCGGTCGGGTTGGGCTAGCCCTGATCTGCTGGGTGGTGATGTTCGTCTTCGACGTCGTATTCGAGGGCGTAGTCTTTATGCCACTTGGTGTTTGGACTTATGCGGGCGGGCACTTCAGCATCTTCGCCGACCGCTATCACGCGTTCCCACTGCACGAGGCATTCCTGGTGGGGATCCTGCTCACCGCCTACACGTTCCTGCGCTTTTTCCTCGACGACCGGGGCAGGACTCTCGTCGAGCGAGGGTCGGAGCGGGTCAAGGCATCGCCGGCCGGGCACGGTGTCATCCGGGCACTGTCGATCATCGGGGCAGTGAACATGATCTTTCTCGCCGTCTACACGGTGCCCCACCTGTTCGTCGGGGCGCACAGTCGGACGTGGAACGACGACATCCAGAAGCGATCCTATTTCCTGGACGGCATCTGCGGTGCGGGCACCGGCCGTGCCTGCCCGGGACCCGCGGTTCCGCTGGTACGCAACGATAATTCGGGCAGCGGTGGCGGGTCTGCCTACGTCGGCTCGGACGGCACGCTGCGCGTCCCGGCTGGAACCATTCTGCCGTCGCAGGTCCCGTTGGACACCGGCACCGGCTAG